A single region of the Enterobacter cloacae complex sp. R_G8 genome encodes:
- a CDS encoding YgdI/YgdR family lipoprotein, whose amino-acid sequence MNKTAAIISACAFTFALSACSGNNYVMHTNDGRSIVSEGKPTTDNDTGMISYKDANGNKQQINRTDVKEMKEIEH is encoded by the coding sequence ATGAATAAGACAGCTGCAATCATTTCTGCCTGTGCGTTTACTTTTGCCCTGAGCGCCTGTTCTGGTAACAACTACGTCATGCACACTAACGATGGTCGTTCCATTGTTTCGGAAGGGAAACCGACAACCGATAACGATACCGGGATGATTTCATATAAAGATGCTAACGGGAACAAGCAGCAGATTAACCGCACGGACGTGAAAGAGATGAAAGAGATCGAGCATTAA
- the gcvA gene encoding glycine cleavage system transcriptional regulator GcvA, whose product MSKRLPPLNALRVFDAAARHLSFTRAADELFVTQAAVSHQIKSLEDFLGLKLFRRRNRSLLLTEEGQSYFQDIKEIFSQLTEATRKLQARSAKGALTVSLLPSFAIQWLVPRLSSFNSAYPGIDVRIQAVDRQEDKLADDVDVAIFYGRGNWPGLRVEKLYAEYLLPVCSPLLLTGDKALKSPADLAQHTLLHDASRRDWQTYTRQLGLNHINVQQGPIFSHSAMVLQAAIHGQGVALANNVMAQSEIEAGRLVCPFNDVLVSKNAFYLVCHDSQAELGKIAAFRQWILAKAASEQEKFRFRYEQ is encoded by the coding sequence ATGTCCAAGCGATTGCCACCCCTTAATGCATTACGCGTTTTTGATGCAGCAGCACGTCACCTGAGCTTCACCCGTGCAGCAGATGAGCTTTTTGTGACACAGGCCGCAGTAAGTCACCAAATCAAGTCCCTGGAGGATTTTCTGGGCCTCAAGCTGTTCCGCCGGCGCAACCGTTCACTGTTGTTGACGGAAGAGGGGCAGAGCTATTTTCAGGATATTAAAGAGATTTTTTCCCAGCTCACGGAAGCCACGCGTAAGCTGCAGGCGAGGAGTGCAAAAGGCGCACTAACGGTAAGTTTATTGCCCAGTTTTGCCATTCAGTGGCTGGTGCCCAGACTCTCAAGCTTTAACTCAGCTTATCCGGGAATTGACGTTCGGATCCAGGCCGTGGATCGTCAGGAAGACAAACTGGCGGACGATGTGGATGTCGCCATTTTTTATGGTCGCGGTAACTGGCCAGGCTTGCGTGTCGAGAAATTATACGCAGAATATCTGCTACCGGTCTGTTCGCCGCTGCTTTTAACAGGTGATAAAGCGTTAAAGTCGCCCGCCGATCTGGCACAACATACGCTATTACACGATGCTTCTCGCCGCGACTGGCAAACTTATACCCGTCAATTAGGTCTTAATCATATAAACGTGCAGCAGGGGCCCATTTTTAGCCACAGTGCGATGGTGCTACAGGCTGCCATTCACGGACAGGGCGTGGCGCTGGCGAACAACGTCATGGCGCAGTCCGAAATTGAGGCTGGCCGTCTGGTTTGCCCTTTTAATGATGTACTGGTCAGCAAGAATGCGTTTTATCTGGTTTGTCATGACAGTCAGGCAGAACTGGGTAAAATAGCCGCTTTCCGGCAGTGGATACTGGCGAAAGCGGCGAGCGAGCAAGAAAAATTCCGCTTCAGGTATGAACAATAA
- a CDS encoding DUF423 domain-containing protein translates to MTSRFMLIFAAVSGFIFVALGAFGAHVLSKSLGVVEMGWIQTGLEYQAFHTLAIFGLAVAMQRRISIWFYWSSVFLALGTVLFSGSLYCLALSHLRLWAFVTPVGGVSFLAGWVLMFIGAIRLKRKGVVHE, encoded by the coding sequence ATGACCAGCCGATTCATGCTGATTTTTGCCGCGGTGAGTGGCTTTATTTTTGTTGCACTGGGCGCCTTTGGCGCACATGTCTTAAGCAAGTCTTTGGGCGTCGTTGAGATGGGCTGGATCCAGACCGGCCTTGAATATCAGGCGTTCCATACCCTGGCTATTTTTGGGCTGGCGGTGGCGATGCAGCGCCGGATCAGCATCTGGTTTTACTGGAGCAGTGTATTCCTGGCGCTGGGCACGGTGCTGTTCAGCGGCAGCCTTTACTGCCTTGCACTCTCGCATTTGCGCCTGTGGGCGTTTGTTACACCTGTCGGCGGCGTCAGCTTCCTGGCAGGGTGGGTATTAATGTTTATCGGAGCTATCCGTCTGAAACGCAAGGGCGTTGTTCATGAATAA
- the rlmM gene encoding 23S rRNA (cytidine(2498)-2'-O)-methyltransferase RlmM gives MNKVVLYCRPGFEKECAAEITDKAAKREVFGFARVKDNAGYVVFECYQPDDADKLARELPFSSLIFARQMFVAGELLKDLPPEDRITPIVGMLQGVVEKGGDLRVEVADTNESKELMKFCRKFTVPLRAALRDAGVLTNYETPKRPVVHIFFIAPGCCYTGYSYTNNNSPFFMGIPRLKFPADAPSRSTLKLEEAFHVFIPADEWDERLANGMYAVDLGACPGGWTYQLVKRNMWVSSVDNGPMAQSLMDTGQVTWLREDGFRYRPTRNNISWMVCDMVEKPAKVAALMASWVVNGWCRETIFNLKLPMKKRYEEVSQNLAYIQQQLDEHGINVEIQARQLYHDREEVTVHIRRWWAAVGGRRDER, from the coding sequence ATGAATAAGGTTGTTTTATATTGTCGCCCGGGGTTTGAGAAAGAGTGCGCCGCGGAAATTACGGATAAAGCGGCGAAGCGAGAAGTCTTCGGTTTTGCGCGCGTTAAGGATAATGCGGGCTATGTGGTGTTCGAATGCTACCAGCCTGACGATGCGGATAAGCTGGCACGCGAGCTGCCGTTCAGCTCACTGATCTTTGCGCGCCAGATGTTTGTCGCGGGTGAGTTGTTGAAAGATCTTCCGCCAGAAGATCGCATCACCCCGATTGTGGGCATGCTGCAGGGCGTGGTCGAGAAGGGCGGTGATTTGCGCGTTGAGGTGGCCGACACCAACGAAAGCAAAGAGCTGATGAAGTTCTGCCGTAAGTTCACCGTACCGCTGCGCGCGGCGCTGCGTGATGCCGGCGTGCTGACAAATTACGAAACGCCAAAGCGTCCGGTGGTGCATATCTTCTTTATTGCCCCGGGCTGCTGCTACACCGGTTACTCTTACACCAACAACAACTCTCCGTTCTTTATGGGGATCCCACGACTGAAGTTCCCGGCTGATGCGCCGAGCCGTTCAACCCTGAAGCTGGAGGAGGCGTTTCACGTCTTTATTCCGGCGGATGAGTGGGATGAGCGTCTGGCCAACGGCATGTACGCGGTCGATCTCGGGGCATGCCCGGGGGGCTGGACCTATCAGCTGGTGAAACGCAACATGTGGGTGTCGTCTGTTGATAACGGCCCGATGGCGCAAAGCCTGATGGACACCGGGCAGGTCACCTGGCTGCGTGAAGACGGTTTCCGCTATCGTCCAACCCGCAATAACATCTCCTGGATGGTGTGCGATATGGTGGAAAAACCAGCGAAAGTGGCGGCACTGATGGCCTCCTGGGTGGTGAACGGCTGGTGCCGTGAGACCATCTTTAACCTGAAGCTGCCAATGAAAAAGCGCTATGAGGAGGTCTCTCAGAACCTGGCCTATATTCAGCAGCAACTGGATGAACACGGCATTAACGTGGAGATCCAGGCGCGTCAGCTGTATCACGACCGCGAAGAGGTGACGGTGCATATTCGTCGCTGGTGGGCGGCCGTGGGCGGGCGTCGCGACGAGCGATAG
- the xni gene encoding flap endonuclease Xni yields MAVHLLIVDALNLIRRIHAVQGTPCKDTCLHALEQLIRHSEPTHVVAVFDDEARNSGWRHQRLPDYKAGRAPMPDDLHSEMPMIRTAFEQRGVPCWGAQGNEADDLAATLAVKVASAGHQATIVSTDKGYCQLLSPTIRIRDYFQKRWLDAPFIASEFGVSPEQLPDYWGLAGISSSKVPGVAGIGPKSAAQLLTDFQDLEGIYARLDEVPEKWRKKLEAHKEMAFICRDVATLQTDLQLDGNLQQLRLER; encoded by the coding sequence GTGGCTGTTCATTTGCTTATCGTCGACGCGCTCAACCTGATTCGCCGGATCCATGCAGTGCAAGGTACGCCCTGTAAGGACACCTGTCTGCACGCGCTGGAGCAACTTATTCGCCACAGCGAACCGACGCATGTCGTGGCCGTGTTTGATGACGAGGCGCGTAATTCCGGCTGGCGACATCAGCGTTTGCCGGACTATAAAGCCGGACGCGCCCCGATGCCGGACGATTTGCATTCAGAAATGCCGATGATTCGCACGGCATTTGAACAGCGCGGCGTGCCCTGCTGGGGCGCCCAGGGCAATGAAGCCGACGATCTGGCGGCGACGCTTGCGGTCAAAGTGGCCAGCGCCGGGCATCAGGCAACCATTGTATCGACGGATAAAGGCTACTGTCAGCTGCTCTCTCCCACTATCCGCATTCGTGATTACTTCCAGAAACGCTGGCTCGACGCCCCGTTTATTGCCAGTGAATTTGGCGTCTCGCCTGAACAGCTTCCTGACTACTGGGGGCTGGCGGGGATCAGCAGTTCTAAGGTGCCGGGCGTTGCCGGTATTGGACCCAAGAGTGCCGCACAACTCCTGACGGATTTTCAGGATCTGGAAGGGATTTACGCCCGGCTCGATGAGGTCCCGGAAAAATGGCGCAAGAAGCTGGAGGCACATAAAGAGATGGCCTTTATCTGCCGGGATGTGGCGACGTTACAGACGGATTTACAGCTGGACGGGAATTTGCAGCAGTTGAGGTTAGAGCGTTAA
- a CDS encoding L-serine ammonia-lyase, which yields MISVFDIFKIGIGPSSSHTVGPMKAGKQFTDDLIARGILHDVTRVVVDVYGSLSLTGKGHHTDIAIIMGLAGNLPDTVDIDAIPGFIQDVNTHGRLLLAKGEHEVEFPVDRCMNFHADNLSLHENGMRITALAGDTAVYSQTYYSIGGGFIVDEDHFGQTNTASVEVPYPYKTAADLQRHCQETGLSLSGLMMKNELALHSKAELEQHFANVWEVMRGGIERGITTEGVLPGKLRVPRRAAALRRMLVSTDKTTTDPMAVVDWINMFALAVNEENAAGGRVVTAPTNGACGIVPAVLAYYDKFIREVNANSLARYMLVASAIGSLYKMNASISGAEVGCQGEVGVACSMAAAGLAELLGASPAQVCIAAEIGMEHNLGLTCDPVAGQVQVPCIERNAIASVKAVNAARMALRRTSEPRVCLDKVIETMYETGKDMNAKYRETSRGGLAMKIVTCD from the coding sequence ATGATTAGCGTATTCGATATTTTCAAAATCGGTATTGGTCCTTCCAGCTCTCACACTGTCGGACCAATGAAAGCCGGTAAACAGTTCACGGATGACTTGATTGCACGCGGTATTTTGCACGACGTTACCCGCGTGGTTGTCGATGTATACGGTTCCCTTTCCCTCACCGGTAAAGGCCACCATACCGATATCGCCATTATCATGGGCCTGGCGGGTAACCTGCCGGATACCGTAGATATTGATGCGATCCCTGGCTTCATCCAGGACGTTAATACCCACGGTCGCCTGCTGCTGGCAAAGGGTGAACACGAAGTGGAATTCCCGGTTGATCGCTGCATGAATTTCCATGCCGACAACCTGTCACTGCACGAAAACGGTATGCGTATTACCGCCCTGGCAGGTGACACCGCGGTTTACAGCCAGACGTATTACTCTATCGGCGGCGGGTTTATCGTCGACGAAGACCACTTTGGTCAAACCAATACCGCTTCTGTCGAGGTGCCGTATCCGTACAAAACGGCGGCGGATTTACAGCGTCACTGCCAGGAGACGGGCCTCTCCCTCTCTGGCCTGATGATGAAAAACGAACTGGCCCTGCACAGTAAAGCGGAGCTGGAACAGCACTTTGCTAACGTCTGGGAGGTGATGCGCGGCGGGATTGAACGCGGTATCACCACCGAAGGCGTTCTGCCCGGTAAGCTTCGCGTACCGCGCCGTGCAGCCGCCTTGCGCCGTATGCTGGTGAGCACCGACAAAACGACAACCGACCCGATGGCGGTGGTGGACTGGATCAACATGTTCGCCCTGGCGGTAAATGAAGAGAACGCCGCGGGTGGCCGCGTGGTCACCGCGCCAACCAACGGAGCCTGCGGTATTGTTCCGGCGGTGCTGGCGTACTACGACAAGTTTATCCGTGAAGTGAACGCGAACTCGCTGGCGCGCTATATGCTGGTCGCCAGTGCGATTGGGTCACTGTACAAGATGAACGCCTCCATTTCCGGCGCGGAAGTGGGCTGTCAGGGTGAAGTCGGCGTGGCCTGTTCCATGGCCGCAGCGGGTCTGGCAGAGTTGTTGGGTGCAAGCCCGGCGCAGGTATGCATTGCCGCCGAAATCGGCATGGAGCATAACCTGGGGCTGACCTGTGACCCGGTTGCCGGACAGGTTCAGGTGCCGTGTATCGAGCGTAACGCGATCGCCTCCGTGAAGGCAGTGAACGCCGCACGTATGGCGCTGCGCCGCACCAGCGAGCCACGCGTCTGCCTCGATAAGGTTATCGAAACCATGTACGAAACCGGTAAAGATATGAACGCCAAATACCGTGAAACCTCTCGCGGTGGTCTGGCAATGAAGATCGTCACCTGCGATTAA
- a CDS encoding HAAAP family serine/threonine permease, with the protein METTQTSTVASIESRSGWRKTDTMWMLGLYGTAIGAGVLFLPINAGVGGLIPLIIMAIIAFPMTFFAHRGLTRFVLSGKNPGEDITEVVEEHFGIGAGKLITLLYFFAIYPILLVYSVAITNTVESFMTHQLQMTPPPRAILSLILIVGMMTIVRFGEQMIVKAMSVLVFPFVAALMVLACYLIPQWNGAALETLSLSSASATGNGLMMTLWLAIPVMVFSFNHSPIISSFAVAKREEYGAGAEKKCSSILARAHIMMVLTVMFFVFSCVLSLSPADLAAAKEQNISILSYLANHFNAPLIAWMAPIIAIIAITKSFLGHYLGAREGFNGMVIKSLRGKGKSIEISKLNKITALFMLLTTWAVATLNPSILGMIETLGGPVIAMILFLMPMYAIQKVPAMRKYSGHISNVFVVVMGLIAISAIFYSLFS; encoded by the coding sequence ATGGAAACCACTCAAACCAGCACCGTTGCTTCGATTGAATCCCGAAGTGGTTGGCGCAAAACGGATACCATGTGGATGCTTGGCCTTTACGGCACAGCAATCGGCGCTGGTGTACTGTTCCTTCCTATCAACGCAGGTGTCGGCGGTCTGATCCCGCTGATCATCATGGCCATCATCGCGTTCCCGATGACCTTCTTCGCACACCGCGGTCTGACCCGCTTTGTGTTGTCTGGTAAAAACCCGGGTGAAGACATTACTGAAGTGGTTGAAGAACACTTTGGTATCGGCGCAGGTAAACTGATTACCCTGCTCTACTTCTTCGCGATTTACCCGATTCTGCTGGTTTACAGCGTGGCGATCACCAACACCGTTGAAAGCTTCATGACGCACCAGCTGCAGATGACGCCGCCACCGCGTGCCATTCTGTCTCTGATCCTGATCGTCGGTATGATGACCATCGTGCGCTTCGGCGAGCAGATGATCGTGAAAGCGATGAGCGTTCTGGTGTTCCCGTTTGTTGCCGCCCTGATGGTGCTGGCCTGCTACCTGATCCCACAGTGGAACGGTGCAGCGCTGGAAACCCTGTCCCTGAGCAGCGCATCTGCGACCGGTAATGGTCTGATGATGACCCTGTGGCTGGCGATTCCGGTGATGGTCTTCTCCTTTAACCACTCCCCGATCATCTCTTCCTTCGCCGTGGCGAAACGTGAAGAGTACGGTGCAGGCGCAGAGAAGAAGTGCTCCAGCATCCTGGCACGTGCACACATCATGATGGTGCTGACCGTGATGTTCTTCGTCTTCAGCTGCGTACTGAGCCTCTCCCCGGCGGACCTGGCGGCAGCGAAAGAGCAGAACATCTCTATTCTGTCTTACCTGGCAAACCACTTTAACGCTCCGCTGATTGCCTGGATGGCGCCAATCATCGCGATTATCGCTATCACCAAATCCTTCCTGGGCCACTATCTGGGCGCACGTGAAGGCTTCAACGGTATGGTGATTAAATCTCTGCGTGGTAAAGGCAAGAGCATTGAAATCAGCAAACTGAACAAAATCACTGCGCTGTTTATGCTGCTGACCACCTGGGCCGTTGCAACGCTCAACCCAAGCATCCTGGGCATGATTGAAACCCTGGGCGGCCCGGTTATCGCGATGATTCTGTTCCTGATGCCGATGTACGCGATTCAGAAAGTCCCTGCGATGCGTAAATACAGCGGCCATATCAGCAACGTGTTCGTTGTGGTTATGGGTCTGATTGCCATCTCTGCCATTTTCTACTCACTGTTCAGCTAA
- the ppnN gene encoding nucleotide 5'-monophosphate nucleosidase PpnN: MITHISPLGSMDMLSQLEVDMLKRTASSDLYQLFRNCSLAVLNSGSLTDNSKELLSRFESFDINVLRRERGVKLEVINPPEEAFVDGRIIRSLQANLFAVLRDILFVNGQIHNAGRFQHLDLESSVHITNLVFSILRNARALHVGEAPNMVVCWGGHSINETEYLYARRVGTQLGLRELNICTGCGPGAMEAPMKGAAVGHAQQRYKEGRFIGMTEPSIIAAEPPNPLVNELIIMPDIEKRLEAFVRIAHGIIIFPGGVGTAEELLYLLGILMNPANKDQVLPLILTGPKESADYFRVLDEFIVHTLGEAARRHYRIIIDDAAEVARQMKKAMPLVKENRRDTGDAYSFNWSIRIAPDLQIPFEPSHENMANLKLYPDQPVEVLAADLRRAFSGIVAGNVKEVGIRAIEQYGPYKIHGDPEMMRRMDDMLQGFVAQHRMKLPGSAYIPCYEICT, translated from the coding sequence TTGATTACACATATTAGCCCGCTTGGCTCAATGGATATGTTGTCGCAGCTGGAAGTGGACATGCTTAAACGCACGGCCAGCAGCGATCTTTATCAACTGTTTCGTAACTGTTCACTTGCCGTACTGAACTCCGGAAGCCTGACAGACAACAGTAAAGAACTGTTATCCCGCTTCGAAAGCTTTGATATCAACGTGCTGCGCCGCGAGCGCGGTGTGAAACTTGAAGTCATTAACCCGCCGGAAGAGGCCTTCGTCGACGGGCGGATTATTCGTTCCCTGCAGGCCAACCTGTTTGCCGTGCTGCGTGACATCCTGTTTGTTAACGGGCAGATCCACAACGCGGGCCGCTTCCAGCATCTTGACCTGGAAAGCTCGGTTCATATCACCAACCTGGTGTTTTCTATTCTGCGTAACGCCCGTGCCCTCCACGTTGGCGAAGCACCTAATATGGTCGTCTGCTGGGGCGGTCACTCGATTAACGAAACCGAATATCTCTACGCCCGTCGGGTGGGAACCCAGCTTGGTCTGCGCGAGCTGAATATCTGCACCGGCTGTGGTCCAGGCGCGATGGAAGCGCCAATGAAAGGTGCCGCCGTGGGTCATGCCCAGCAGCGATACAAAGAGGGACGCTTTATCGGCATGACCGAGCCGTCAATCATCGCCGCTGAGCCACCTAACCCGCTGGTTAACGAACTCATTATCATGCCGGATATCGAAAAACGTCTTGAAGCGTTTGTCCGTATCGCCCACGGCATTATCATCTTCCCGGGCGGGGTAGGAACGGCGGAAGAGCTGCTCTACCTGCTGGGGATCCTGATGAACCCGGCCAACAAAGATCAGGTTCTGCCGTTAATCCTGACCGGGCCGAAAGAGAGTGCCGACTACTTCCGTGTGCTGGACGAGTTTATCGTTCATACGCTGGGTGAAGCCGCACGTCGTCACTATCGCATTATCATTGACGATGCCGCAGAAGTGGCGCGTCAGATGAAAAAGGCGATGCCGCTGGTGAAAGAGAACCGTCGTGATACCGGAGATGCTTACAGCTTTAACTGGTCAATCCGTATCGCGCCGGATCTGCAGATCCCATTCGAGCCTTCGCATGAGAATATGGCGAACCTGAAACTCTATCCGGACCAGCCGGTGGAAGTGCTGGCCGCCGACCTGCGACGCGCCTTCTCCGGCATTGTGGCGGGTAACGTGAAAGAGGTGGGGATCCGCGCCATTGAGCAGTATGGCCCGTATAAGATCCACGGTGACCCGGAGATGATGCGCCGCATGGATGACATGCTGCAGGGCTTTGTCGCCCAACACCGCATGAAGCTGCCGGGCTCAGCTTACATTCCTTGCTACGAAATCTGTACGTAA
- the queF gene encoding NADPH-dependent 7-cyano-7-deazaguanine reductase QueF (Catalyzes the NADPH-dependent reduction of 7-cyano-7-deazaguanine (preQ0) to 7-aminomethyl-7-deazaguanine (preQ1) in queuosine biosynthesis) has protein sequence MSYENHQALTSLTLGKSTDYRDTYDASLLQGVPRSLNRDPLGLRADALPFVGGDIWTLYELSWLNARGLPQVAVGQVELDHASQNLVESKSFKLYLNSFNQTKFTSLEEVQRTLERDLRACAQGDVSVALYRLNELEGQPIAHFNGTCIDDQDIEVDNYEFSTEYLETAASGKIVEETLVSHLLKSNCLITHQPDWGSVQIQYRGPKIDREKLLRYLVSFRHHNEFHEQCVERIFNDIQRFCQPETLSVYARYTRRGGLDINPWRTNTDFVPATGRLVRQ, from the coding sequence ATGTCTTACGAAAATCATCAGGCGTTAACCAGCTTAACGCTGGGCAAATCGACCGATTACCGCGACACCTACGATGCCAGCCTGCTGCAGGGTGTTCCACGCAGCCTCAACCGCGATCCTTTAGGATTACGTGCAGACGCGCTGCCGTTTGTCGGCGGTGATATCTGGACGCTGTATGAACTCTCCTGGCTTAATGCTCGCGGTCTGCCGCAGGTGGCGGTGGGCCAGGTTGAGCTGGACCACGCCAGCCAGAACCTGGTGGAATCCAAAAGCTTTAAGCTGTACCTCAACAGTTTTAATCAGACCAAATTCACCAGCCTGGAAGAGGTCCAGCGCACGCTGGAGCGTGATTTACGCGCCTGCGCCCAGGGCGACGTGAGCGTTGCGCTGTATCGCCTGAATGAGCTGGAGGGACAGCCCATCGCCCACTTTAACGGCACCTGCATCGACGATCAGGATATCGAGGTGGATAACTACGAATTCAGCACCGAGTACCTCGAAACTGCGGCGAGCGGGAAGATCGTGGAGGAGACGCTGGTCAGCCATCTGCTGAAGTCCAACTGCCTGATTACCCACCAGCCGGACTGGGGATCCGTGCAGATCCAGTATCGCGGCCCGAAAATTGACCGGGAAAAACTGCTGCGCTATCTGGTGTCGTTCCGTCACCACAATGAATTTCACGAGCAGTGCGTGGAGCGCATTTTTAACGATATCCAGCGCTTCTGTCAGCCAGAGACATTGAGCGTGTACGCGCGCTATACCCGTCGTGGTGGGCTGGATATTAACCCGTGGCGCACCAATACCGATTTTGTGCCTGCAACCGGTCGACTGGTGCGTCAGTAA
- the syd gene encoding SecY-interacting protein, whose translation MDIETANALKTFTTRYCDAWHDARETWPQSADLYGVPSPCIISSVDDYVIWQPQPWSGEQNVNAVERAMDLVVQPAIHAFYTTQFAGDMPARFGDVALTLLQTWSEDDLQRVQENLIGHLVTQKRLKLSPTLFIGTLDSELDVISVCNLSGEVIKETIGTRNRETLAPSLADFLTRLEPLL comes from the coding sequence GTGGATATCGAAACTGCAAATGCCCTTAAGACCTTCACGACCCGCTACTGCGACGCCTGGCATGATGCGCGCGAAACGTGGCCGCAAAGTGCTGATTTATATGGTGTGCCGTCGCCCTGCATTATCTCTTCGGTGGATGACTACGTTATCTGGCAACCGCAGCCCTGGAGTGGCGAGCAAAATGTAAATGCGGTTGAACGCGCAATGGACCTTGTGGTACAACCAGCGATTCACGCGTTTTACACCACGCAGTTTGCAGGGGATATGCCTGCCCGCTTTGGTGATGTGGCGCTGACGCTGTTGCAGACCTGGAGCGAAGACGATCTGCAGCGTGTTCAGGAAAACCTGATTGGTCATCTGGTCACGCAAAAACGCCTTAAGCTTTCTCCGACACTCTTTATTGGCACTCTGGACAGTGAACTGGATGTTATCTCCGTCTGCAACTTGTCCGGTGAGGTGATCAAAGAGACTATCGGCACCCGCAATCGCGAGACGCTCGCCCCCTCTCTTGCGGATTTCCTTACCCGACTTGAGCCGCTTCTGTAA
- a CDS encoding YqcC family protein, whose translation MTQHDSVRARLHAIEALLRQHQLWQETAPQPEAFASTQPFCLDTLAPFEWLQWVLIPRMHALLEGGHPLPQAFAVSPYYEMALEATHPARAVMLAELEKLDALFAGDDA comes from the coding sequence ATGACGCAACACGATAGCGTTCGTGCCCGGTTGCACGCCATCGAAGCTCTTTTGCGCCAACATCAGCTGTGGCAGGAGACCGCGCCGCAGCCAGAAGCGTTCGCAAGCACCCAGCCGTTCTGCCTGGATACGCTGGCGCCGTTTGAGTGGCTTCAGTGGGTGTTAATTCCCCGTATGCATGCGCTGCTGGAAGGGGGACACCCGCTGCCGCAGGCGTTTGCTGTCTCGCCTTACTATGAAATGGCGCTGGAGGCCACCCACCCGGCGCGTGCTGTCATGCTGGCTGAGCTGGAAAAGCTGGATGCGCTGTTTGCCGGTGATGACGCATGA
- the truC gene encoding tRNA pseudouridine(65) synthase TruC has product MTLEILYQDEWLVAVNKPSGWLVHRSWLDRDEKVVVMQTVRDQIGQHVFTAHRLDRPTSGVLLMGLSSEAGRLLAQQFEQHQIQKRYHAIVRGWLTEAATLDYPLVEELDKIADKFARDDKGPQPAVTGYRGMATTEMPVATSKFPTTRYSLVELLPKTGRKHQLRRHLKHLRHPIIGDSKHGDLRQNRSAAEHFGCDRLMLHASELSLTHPFTGEPLTIHAGLDDVWMQALSQFGWRGQLPKNERVEFVSGNVQDEQQAQ; this is encoded by the coding sequence ATGACGCTTGAGATCCTCTATCAGGATGAGTGGCTGGTGGCAGTGAACAAACCGTCGGGATGGCTGGTGCATCGCAGCTGGCTGGATCGTGACGAGAAGGTGGTTGTGATGCAGACCGTGCGCGACCAGATTGGTCAGCATGTGTTTACCGCCCATCGCCTGGACCGACCCACTTCCGGTGTACTGCTGATGGGATTGTCCAGCGAAGCCGGTCGCCTGCTGGCGCAGCAGTTTGAGCAGCATCAGATCCAGAAACGCTACCATGCGATTGTGCGTGGCTGGCTGACAGAAGCCGCGACGCTTGACTATCCTCTGGTGGAAGAGCTGGACAAAATCGCCGATAAATTTGCCCGCGATGATAAAGGTCCGCAACCTGCGGTAACCGGGTATCGCGGTATGGCGACCACCGAAATGCCGGTGGCAACCAGCAAATTTCCCACCACCCGCTACAGCCTGGTTGAGCTATTGCCCAAAACAGGGCGTAAACACCAGCTCCGCCGACACCTGAAGCATTTGCGTCATCCGATTATCGGCGACAGCAAGCATGGCGATCTGCGGCAGAACCGCAGCGCGGCCGAACATTTTGGTTGCGATCGTCTGATGCTGCACGCAAGCGAACTGAGCCTGACGCACCCGTTTACCGGTGAACCGCTGACGATCCATGCGGGTCTGGATGATGTCTGGATGCAGGCGCTGTCACAGTTTGGCTGGCGGGGGCAACTCCCCAAAAATGAAAGGGTTGAGTTTGTCTCAGGCAACGTTCAGGATGAACAGCAAGCGCAATAA
- a CDS encoding flavodoxin: MAEVGIFVGTMYGNSLLVAEEAEAILASHGHKATVYEDPELADWEKYQDKYILVVTSTTGQGDLPDSIVPLFQGIKDRLGYQPNVHYGIIALGDSSYANFCGGGKQFDALLQEQSAQRVGEMLLIDAGEHPEPESESNPWVENWATLLK; the protein is encoded by the coding sequence ATGGCTGAAGTAGGCATTTTTGTCGGCACAATGTACGGCAACTCGCTGCTGGTAGCGGAAGAGGCTGAAGCGATACTCGCAAGCCACGGGCATAAAGCCACGGTTTATGAAGACCCGGAGCTGGCAGACTGGGAAAAGTATCAAGATAAATACATTCTGGTGGTGACCTCCACGACCGGGCAGGGCGATCTGCCGGACAGCATCGTGCCGCTGTTCCAGGGCATTAAAGACCGGCTTGGCTATCAGCCGAACGTGCACTACGGCATCATCGCCCTGGGCGACAGTTCTTACGCCAATTTCTGCGGCGGCGGTAAGCAGTTCGACGCGCTCCTTCAGGAACAGAGCGCCCAGCGCGTGGGCGAGATGCTGCTGATTGACGCCGGTGAACACCCCGAACCCGAAAGCGAGTCAAACCCGTGGGTTGAGAACTGGGCCACACTTCTCAAATAA